Genomic segment of Lates calcarifer isolate ASB-BC8 unplaced genomic scaffold, TLL_Latcal_v3 _unitig_1630_quiver_1542, whole genome shotgun sequence:
CACTTTCCGTTAGGGACTCACagtagcatccagactgccctggAGATGTAGCACTGCTCAGTGGGCTCTGCCAAGGAATTTGGTTTcttggcagagaaaacttacaaatagcctcTTTAAAAACGACTATAACAATTATTCAATGTGAAGCTGAGCAATGAAAGCTAGGGGCACGAATTCCACTAACCGGCACATCTTACTTTTCAGTAACCTACATCACAACATGGTTTTGTATGCATAAACAAGAGGGGATCATGTCCAAATACCAGGCCTACAAGTCTATTATTAATATAATGCACAAGGTCAAACCTCCAGTAAAACTACCAGTGCATAATTTATGTCTGTTAACAAATGCTGGCACACAAGTCGTCTTCATGATTGTAAACTGACACTTATAATAAAAAAGGTTGTCGATCCCACATCTAAACAAGCCGAcaatgagtttttgtttttctttgtgttacttTGTTGATTAGGTGTACGAGCATGGGAGAGATCTTAAGGTGTTTGTTCCAGCAGCGTATTTTAATCCACATTCAATACTCAGTCAGTGATCAGTCAAGACGACAGGGGATGGCGGCTGCTACTCAGCTACAAGCCCTCAAGAGGCCAGCCCAGCTCCTTCAGGAAACTACGCCTCCCATGACGAACCATGCCGTACTTTTCCAGTTGAAGATGTGAGTGACCTGAACGCCAACCAATCAGGCCCTGGGTtgtctgaggaagaggaggagaggggccAACCTGGAGGGATGCAACAAGGCCTTTGTGAAAGTTTACGAGATAGGATAGACAGATAGATCAATCAAAcgatggatagatagatatcATACATGGATGTATTTTTCTGTAGGGGTTGCAGGTTGTGGGTCCAGGTGATGGGGAGGCTCCACACTGACCGCTCCATTCAGCTTCACACTCTCCCTCCTgaactgaaatacaaacaacagAGGTTTGCTTGTGTGATGCCTACAGATGTGCGGTAATCTTATAAGATAACAACTTCTCTGTTGTTTATAATAATCTGGTGTCTTTCCCATCATGCCTTTCTgttatgtgtgtgctgtggtaCTTTTTCAACAgcagaggtcagtgtgtgactgtgatttAACAGTTTTTCTCTTAATCATGGGTAACGTGGTAGAGAGTAACTAAGTACTATGCTTAAATACAATTCTGGCCTaatttgtactttacttgaatgttttcactttatGCTTCTATTCCACTACAAATCAGatggaaatattttactttttattcaaCTACATTGATTTGTCAGCTAAAGTTACTTTGTGTATGAAGACGTTTATGAGTATGATGCATTGTTACACAGTAAATTAAATCACTCTACTGTTACCAAATGAGTAGAATTAGATTAATTAGATTACAACATTAAAGTGTAGCTCACATATTATggcatcaataataataataataatccagtaGTATAATACTGTAACACAGACAGAGCCCATTCGAGCTACACAGTGAGTTCTTTTATACTTTCAGAAcatttttctgataatatttatgtactttttcttttgaatgcataacttttaaagtattttacagttgtgtgtatgtgcgtatACCTCCTTGTAGACCTCAGTGAGGAAGCCCCACTTGTTGGGCCAGACTTCAGCCGAATCCTTCTCAACTTTTACATGTGctttcctacacacacacacacacacacacacacacacacacacacacacgtttcagtgttttatcataGGTCTCGGCTTCATAGAGcactgaaagagaaatgaagCAGGTGTTGCTATTACTTGcagcactgtttgtttttctagaCTGATTCCACACAGACTCTAAACCTCATTTAAAGCCACAGACTGCTGAGGGTCCGGGTTCAGCGGGACTCAGGGGAGCTATACTTGCTGGATGCTAACAGAATAATAAATGGTTTATCTTTGCTAAAACATAGCAGTCTTCAAATTTCTGGAGGATAAGGACAGAAAAACCACAGTATCAACAAGAGCTGAAAAACATGTATGAACCAGGCTGCTACACCTGTGGCTGCACAGtgctgtaaccatgacaacaaacattTGTAGTTTGTCATTAGAGTGAGAGCATTTCAGATCATTTTCATATTATAACACAGCATTTTTTGTCTTGTAAAgacattattctgtttttagaaGTACTTTTCTTGTTGTAGAATTTTAATCTCATTAAAGTGAATGTATCTCATTAAAACAATGGACATAacaaatcacattaaaacataaaaaactttTCTTGTTATAACATGATATGTTAGGatgcaacattttatttattatataacaCATTGCATACCTAAGGGAAAATACAATGTGTTTTACAagaagattaaaaagaaaagataaggaacaagagaggaggaagaaaaaaaaaaaataatggtaATGGTGATAACATTAccaacattaacaacattaacagtCATCCACAACAAGCACACAGAAAAACTCATGTGTATTATTCAGTCACAAAGGATGTACTGTTCATCttatgttttaaaacaaaaaagatctgAACTTATTCTGAATTTTGTCAAgtaattttaacatttagttGACGTGATAATAATCAATACTTCATTATTGTCAAGTAATTAAGATGTAAAGACATCTTAATGTTCAGCACTGTTCATACAGACTGACTGaaataaactcaaacacatcacTCTAAAAAGAAAGTTAGAAAGTTTACCAGATTTCATCCTGATGCACAAAGTTGATGGGTTCAGATGTTCGCTTTGAATCCGCCATCTGTCCTgaccgctgtgtgtgtgtgtgtgtgtgtgtgtgtgtgtgtgtgtgtgtgtgtgtgtgtcagtgtgtgtggctcctctctccctgcccGGCTaatgtttcacctgtgtgtaaGTCACACTGACAGACCTGTTTACTGTCGTCATGGGGACGGGGTTCCCTGACACACGCATatgtcttctctgtctgtcccaAGTGTAACCATGGTGACGGGGAGATGGAACCACTGGAGGGTCACTGGGAGCTCAGacaaactttgtgtttttttcagtcatgCTAGTGGCagtgctaattaacaaatgttagcatgcttacaTGCTAATATAAGGTGATGACCATAGTACACATTATAAAGAGGTCAACTGACACCAGAAAACCCAAAGCCGTTATAATGTCTCTGGAAAACCTCATGCACACGAGCTACGACCAAAGTAGCAACTACTCTTCCTAGCCAGCAGAGATTACAgctaaaaagctgaaaaaattACATCTTAATTAGCTCACTTAGCTCAAGCACCGCTGTGGCTCAGAACAGTCTCACAGTTGCTAACATGACTGTAGACTTTgagtttcatttttgtgtgaaatgCGCTGCCTAAATGATGTCTGGTTTGAAAATATCCAAATAATTCACTGATTTAAGAGGATCACTGGTCTTCCTCCTGTACTGCATCAGTCCTAAAGACAGAAATACTGCTCTGAATACCAGAGCACAAACTCTGGATTGCATCATGTTACAGAGACACAAGGTGGTGCTCTAATCAAAGGCACCTTGTTAATAAGCTCATTTCCACCAGCTGTCTGTACGACTGCTCTGATTTGTCTCCTAAGCCTGTTTCCATGTCTTCCTGAATAAATTTCATGGCTTCATTGCAGATtgcaggaaaaataaatccTTGTCTGTTTGTACTGTGGAAAAGGTGACACAACAGACTAAACTGAAGTGTTAACATCTTCctttaaagtcattaaaattcTATTATTTTATGTAATATTCTATGTATTTTAATATGTTCTTCTGTAATTTATGTGGCTTTATCAGTGTCAGTCGGCACATTGTTGAAATTAACCccatattttaacatatatatagattttttttataccaGGAATGCAGAGATAATGTAAAGTGTTCTTAAACATGTCTATGTTATCTAGACTATCTAGATTTCATAACTCTCCAGGTTTTCCTGACCTGTCTACATTTCCAAATTGTCGCAAATGACCACAAATTGCAGCCTGTATGACGTTGTTACTCCTTTGATGAGGAACCCCCTCCCCACAGATGTTATCAGGTATGTGGCTTTACATCAGTGCACTTGGTACTTTAACCTCGTCtattgcagctgctgtttgttataGGGTTTGAATCATGCGTCACACAGATCAGATCAAGGCTGATTGACACACTTTTGCTAAATGCTGAGATACAGCTAAGGCTCTGTTACACTAATGCAACTCTACTGGATTTCTTAGAATTATAATGTGATAACAAAATGAAGACCTTTaagtttggacaaaaacaagcaatctgaagaGGTCACCTGGCTCAGGGAATTAATCAAGTAATCAAGTaaataattagcagattaatTTGTAATTAAAACAATTGTTAGTTGGGTTAGACATAGACCCACTGGTCAGATGTTGATAGTATTAATTATGACAGGACAGAACTTCATTTTCTACTGCAGTTCATATACTCAGCCTTCAGTACTGGTGTGTTTCACTGCTTCAAGGGATTTTATGAACTTACAGCTGCTGGTGTTTTCAGTTAACTGCCTGTCTGTACTTCATATACCGATGCTGTGGAATTATCTGGGAATTATCTGGGAATTCTCCCTTTACAGATACAACTGTTCAAACTCTTTCTTCCTCCGACCATAAACCTGTGATATAAGATTATCTTTAGATAAAGCATAGATTAGGTTCTGTATATACTCAGTTTATGACTTAAAGTACCTGGGTGAAAGGAATTCTTTCAACTCCCGtagaaattacattcatatacaACTGAACTGTTTAATCAATTATATTGTGGTGGCAATTAACTCACTGCCTGGATCATGTTCATGTATACAATCAGTAATGTATTTTTGGAGGTGGGCAGGGAAGATGGCAGACATAAAAAGTGCATCCAGAGTCCCTTCTGTGGTAAGATTTAGGCAACAAAAGTGCTTTGGTTATCtatagtttgatattttgatggaaaacaaatatgttgtctGTGAACATACTGATACAGATCAGTGCATTTGCAACTTGCCAAATACATAAATTAGCAACATTATATGACATTATAGAAGATGTAATATGGCCGCAATTATGTTTACTTCAAAATATAATGTGCAAAATGTTCACTGGAGTCACTATGTGGGAtatgaatgtctgcaccaaattcAGTGGCAATCCTTCTAATACTTGTTGAGATAATTGTCTGGACtaaaagtggtggaccaaccagTTGAGCAGGAGACACTGCCATACAACCACACTGCTAATGTGGCTAAAATACCCATTAGTGACTTTTTGACAGTAGCACAGTTGATTATATGGCTAGCATACTTGCTTATGAGTATATGTTGTAACTGAAGTTATCATGACCATTGGTTgcacttcttgtttttaaataagcatgctagttagttagttagttagctaACTTGGGCAGAAAATATAttgagaggaaagagatgacACAATATGTACAGAGCACAGTTTAAGAAATGTATCTGCCTGTATACTGTACACCTCACATTAGCCCATACAAAAcatgcagtcaaaacaaaaacagtgtccTGATAGCTGTCATCTCTGACTTAAAAGTTACTGTTGTTAAACAAGCTCAGGTTTCCCCAGAGAAAGACTAAAATATATTGCCTTTGCTCATAGAAAAATGCATTCAATTCACTGGCATTTTCTCCAGGCTCAGTCCCTTATTGTGGCTGAATATGTAGCATCAATTTTAATTATCAGCAGTTTTTGTAAAATACACGATAAGTGGAGTTAATGAATGTCTAAATATGTTCATGTGTCAAATTACTTCACCAGAGCCACAACAGGAAAGACTGGAGATATCATATCTCTTTGTGCCAATTTAACACAAAACCCTGGCTGATGTTTGACACTGTAATGCACTGGAAGCTTCCAATATATAAGCTCATGTTAAACATATACAGTGCAGACATAAGCAATATCAGAGGGTGTCATAATCACTTTGGGACATTTTGTTCTGCGATGTCTGCTCTCACAATAAGGTCACACTGCTGAtgacattcatttgtttttcacagtgggaagataaaatgtaatttaccACAACTCTTCACAAAATTTAAACAATGAT
This window contains:
- the LOC108889730 gene encoding uncharacterized protein C20orf85, translated to MADSKRTSEPINFVHQDEIWKAHVKVEKDSAEVWPNKWGFLTEVYKEFRRESVKLNGAVSVEPPHHLDPQPATPTEKYIHVGPSPPLPQTTQGLIGWRSGHSHLQLEKYGMVRHGRRSFLKELGWPLEGL